A window of the Brassica napus cultivar Da-Ae chromosome C5, Da-Ae, whole genome shotgun sequence genome harbors these coding sequences:
- the LOC106423452 gene encoding salicylate/benzoate carboxyl methyltransferase-like isoform X1 produces MRCGQNATEDSMTVLLPLQRYTDEKSDDEYAFVKALRMSGGVGANSYSANSLLQRRVLSMAKPVLVTNTEEMMMNLNFPNYIKVAELGCSSGQNTFLAISEIINTINVLCQNSNQNPPEIDCCLNDLPENDFNTTFKFVPFFNKEIMMTNQASCFVYGAPGSFYSRLFSRNSLHFIHSSDALHWLSKVPENLENNKENVYISNSSPQSAYKAYLNQFQRDFSMFLTLRSEEIVSNGRMVLTFIGRNTLNSDQFYRDCCHVWTLLSKSLGDLVFEGLVSKPKLDAFNMPFYDPNEQELKEVIQNEGSFEINDLETHGFDLGHSNCDNNEEYNYEAGYNEAKSIRAVTEPMLIAHFGEDVIDILFDKYARHVTQHASCRNKTSVTLVVALTKK; encoded by the exons ATGCGTTGTGGACAGAACGCAACCGAAGACTCCATGACGGTATTACTACCACTTCAGCG GTATACTGATGAAAAGAGTGACGATGAGTATGCATTTGTGAAAGCTTTACGTATGAGTGGTGGAGTTGGAGCCAACAGTTACTCCGCCAATTCTCTACTTCAG AGAAGAGTTTTATCAATGGCCAAACCAGTCTTGGTAACAAACACAGAAGAAATGAtgatgaatttaaacttccctAACTATATCAAAGTTGCTGAATTGGGTTGTTCCTCGGGgcaaaacacgtttttggcTATCTCTGAGATCATCAACACCATCAATGTGTTGTGCCAAAACTCGAATCAAAACCCTCCAGAAATCGACTGTTGTCTCAATGATCTTCCAGAAAACGATTTCAACACAACGTTCAAGTTCGTGCCCTTCTTCAACAAGGAGATCATGATGACAAACCAAGCATCGTGTTTCGTCTATGGAGCACCAGGTTCCTTTTACTCTAGGCTCTTCTCTCGCAATAGCCTCCATTTTATACACTCCTCAGACGCTCTCCATTGGCTCTCTAAG gtTCCAGAAAATCTCGAAAATAATAAGGAAAATGTGTACATATCAAACTCAAGTCCTCAAAGTGCATACAAAGCTTACTTGAATCAGTTTCAACGAGATTTCTCAATGTTTCTAACGTTACGTTCTGAAGAAATTGTCTCTAATGGACGGATGGTTCTTACCTTCATCGGTAGAAACACTCTTAACAGTGATCAATTTTATAGAGATTGTTGTCACGTTTGGACACTGCTATCAAAATCTCTCGGTGACCTAGTCTtcgag GGCCTAGTGAGTAAACCAAAACTGGATGCATTCAACATGCCATTTTATGATCCGAACGAGCAAGAACTCAAAGAAGTGATACAAAACGAAGGTTCTTTTGAAATCAATGACTTAGAAACACATGGATTTGATCTTGGCCATAGTAACTGCGACAACAACGAAGAATATAACTATGAAGCGGGATACAATGAAGCCAAATCTATAAGAGCCGTTACTGAACCAATGCTTATTGCTCATTTTGGAGAAGATGTTATCGATATCTTGTTTGATAAGTATGCTCGCCATGTGACACAACACGCGAGCTGCAGAAACAAAACGAGTGTCACTCTTGTCGTTGCGTTGACTAAGAAATAA
- the LOC106423452 gene encoding salicylate/benzoate carboxyl methyltransferase-like isoform X2 has protein sequence MDSRFNDTVHSLRYTDEKSDDEYAFVKALRMSGGVGANSYSANSLLQRRVLSMAKPVLVTNTEEMMMNLNFPNYIKVAELGCSSGQNTFLAISEIINTINVLCQNSNQNPPEIDCCLNDLPENDFNTTFKFVPFFNKEIMMTNQASCFVYGAPGSFYSRLFSRNSLHFIHSSDALHWLSKVPENLENNKENVYISNSSPQSAYKAYLNQFQRDFSMFLTLRSEEIVSNGRMVLTFIGRNTLNSDQFYRDCCHVWTLLSKSLGDLVFEGLVSKPKLDAFNMPFYDPNEQELKEVIQNEGSFEINDLETHGFDLGHSNCDNNEEYNYEAGYNEAKSIRAVTEPMLIAHFGEDVIDILFDKYARHVTQHASCRNKTSVTLVVALTKK, from the exons ATGGATTCAAGATTCAACGATACCGTTCATTCCTTGAg GTATACTGATGAAAAGAGTGACGATGAGTATGCATTTGTGAAAGCTTTACGTATGAGTGGTGGAGTTGGAGCCAACAGTTACTCCGCCAATTCTCTACTTCAG AGAAGAGTTTTATCAATGGCCAAACCAGTCTTGGTAACAAACACAGAAGAAATGAtgatgaatttaaacttccctAACTATATCAAAGTTGCTGAATTGGGTTGTTCCTCGGGgcaaaacacgtttttggcTATCTCTGAGATCATCAACACCATCAATGTGTTGTGCCAAAACTCGAATCAAAACCCTCCAGAAATCGACTGTTGTCTCAATGATCTTCCAGAAAACGATTTCAACACAACGTTCAAGTTCGTGCCCTTCTTCAACAAGGAGATCATGATGACAAACCAAGCATCGTGTTTCGTCTATGGAGCACCAGGTTCCTTTTACTCTAGGCTCTTCTCTCGCAATAGCCTCCATTTTATACACTCCTCAGACGCTCTCCATTGGCTCTCTAAG gtTCCAGAAAATCTCGAAAATAATAAGGAAAATGTGTACATATCAAACTCAAGTCCTCAAAGTGCATACAAAGCTTACTTGAATCAGTTTCAACGAGATTTCTCAATGTTTCTAACGTTACGTTCTGAAGAAATTGTCTCTAATGGACGGATGGTTCTTACCTTCATCGGTAGAAACACTCTTAACAGTGATCAATTTTATAGAGATTGTTGTCACGTTTGGACACTGCTATCAAAATCTCTCGGTGACCTAGTCTtcgag GGCCTAGTGAGTAAACCAAAACTGGATGCATTCAACATGCCATTTTATGATCCGAACGAGCAAGAACTCAAAGAAGTGATACAAAACGAAGGTTCTTTTGAAATCAATGACTTAGAAACACATGGATTTGATCTTGGCCATAGTAACTGCGACAACAACGAAGAATATAACTATGAAGCGGGATACAATGAAGCCAAATCTATAAGAGCCGTTACTGAACCAATGCTTATTGCTCATTTTGGAGAAGATGTTATCGATATCTTGTTTGATAAGTATGCTCGCCATGTGACACAACACGCGAGCTGCAGAAACAAAACGAGTGTCACTCTTGTCGTTGCGTTGACTAAGAAATAA